ATTTCCTATCTGCACACTTTGGGCATCACCGATATTTACTGTTCTCCTTATCTAAAGGCAAGGGAGGGCAGCCTTCACGGTTACGACATCGTTGATCACCATTCGTTGAATCCTGAAATCGGCACGGAACAGGAACTGGAAGAACTGACACGGGAGCTTTGTAACCATGGAATGGGAAGTATATTGGATTTAGTGCCAAACCATATGGGTATTGTAGGCAAGGAGAATGTGTGGTGGCTGGACGTGCTTGAAAACGGAATGAGTTCCTGGCACGCGGGTTATTTTGATATCGATTGGAATCCGGTAAAGGAAGAATTAAGGAATAAAATACTCCTTCCCGTTCTGGGAGACCAGTACGGCAATGTCCTGGACAATCAGGAACTGACCCTGACATTTGAAAACGGCGCTTTTTTTATACAGTACTATGAGCACAAATTCCCATTACAACCGCAAACATACTCGGATATTTTAAAGTACCGGCTGGAAACATTGGAAGAAAGTTTATCGAAGGAAAACCCCTATCTGACAGAACTTTTAAGCATCCTGACAGCCATTGACCACCTTCCCGCGTACACGGAAACGGAAGAAGAAAAAATCAGGGAACGATACCGTGAAAAAGAGGTGATAAAAAAAAGGCTCCAGAGCCTTTACAACGAGAGCCAGGAAATAAAACAGTTTGTCGATGCGAATGTGCTGTTGTTTAACGGACAAAAAGGGATAACAGAAAGTTTTGACCTCCTCGATAACCTGCTTGATAAACAGGTGTACCGGCTTTCTCACTGGCGCGTCGCTACCGAGGAGATTAATTACCGGCGGTTTTTTGATATAAGCGATCTTGCGGCAACGAGGGTGGAAGTGTTGGACGTCTTTGAAGAAACCCATGAACTCGTGTTTCGCCTTATCCGGGAGGGGAAAGTAACAGGCTTGCGGGTGGATCACCCTGATGGATTATACTGTCCATCCGAGTATTTTAGGGAATTACAGAAACATTGTTACCTGCGGACGCAACCCGGCGTGGCTAAGAGCCCTGATATTACCGATACATTCGACAGGGAACAATCGGAAAACCATCCGGCAGTCTTAAAAGGTCATGATGAAATACTTACCGAAAACACACAGTATAAACCATTTTATATCATCGGGGAGAAAATCCTTGCGAAATCAGAAAGAATACCTGATGACTGGCCAATTTTCGGCACGACAGGATACGACTTTCTTGCTACTGTTAACGGCATATTTGTTGAAACAAAGAATGCAAAAGAATTTGATAAAATATATTCCCGGTTTATTAAAGAAACGATAAACTTCCATGAGATTGTCTATGAAAAGAAGAAGCTCATTATGCGAGTGGCAATGTCAAGCGAAATTAACACACTGGGTCATTACCTGAATCGTATCTCGGAAAAAAACAGGCATACCAGAGATTTTACGCTCAATAGTCTGACGTATGCGATTATTGAGGTAATCGCATGTTTTCCTGTCTACAGAACGTATACTCATTCTCCGGATATAGACGAACGAGACAGGCGTTATGTGGAATATGCGGTTTCTAAGGCAAAGCGAAAAAATCCCGCGCTCAATGAGTCTATCTTCTTTTTTCTCAGAGACGTACTTTTAAATAATTGTCCGGAATATTTTGAAGGGGAAGAGAAAAGAGAGTGGCTTAATTTTACGATGAAATTTCAGCAAATTACCGGGCCAGTTATGGCAAAAGGGGTAGAGGACACGGTTTTTTACGTATATAACCGTCTCATATCATTGAATGAGGTTGGCGGAAGTCCCGAATGGTTTGGAACTCCAATCGAGGCCTTTCATGGACAAAATATGGAACGGGAGAAATCATGGCGGTATTCGTTGTTAACCACTTCTACTCATGATACCAAAAGAAGCGAAGATGTAAGGGCTCGAATCAATGTTCTTTCCGAAATACCGGCAAAATGGAAGGAATGCCTGATAAAGTGGAGCAGGAGCAACAAAAAATACAAACGCACCGTGGAGGACCAGGTCGTTCCTGACAAAAATGAAGAGTATTTATTTTATCAAACACTTGTTGGCTCCTGGCCTGTTGAACCTATGGACGATCCCGGATATGACGTTTTTAAAAGCAGAATCAAAGAATATATGTTAAAGGCAGTGCGGGAAGCAAAGGTAAATACGAGCTGGATAAACCCTCATGTGGCATATGAAGATGGGTTGCTGTGTTTTATTGACAATGTGCTGAATAATAAGCAAAACAATGTATTTTTAAGCAATTTTAAACTATTTCAAAACACTATTTCACACTATGGCATATATAACTCTCTTGCGCAAACGTTGTTGAAGATCACTTCTCCCGGAATTCCTGATTTTTATCAGGGAACTGAGATCTGGAACTATTGCCTGGTGGATCCTGATAATCGCACGCCTGTTGATTACGAGTTGCGAATTACAATGTTGGAGGAATTAAAGGAGCGGGAAGCAACGGTCGAAAGGAAAACGCTTGCCGGAAACGTAACGAAAAATAAAGAAGACGGCATGATAAAACTGTATGTGACCTATAAGGCGCTTGCGTTTAGAAAGGAGAACAGGGACCTGTTTGAGACAGGGAATTATGTTCCCCTTGAAGTCGCAGGGTCAAAATCGCATAATGTTTGCGCCTATGCGAGAAGCAGCAAAAACAAAACCGCGCTTGTTGTTGTTCCGCGGTTTATCACGCAAATTCTTTCCGATGCGGAGGTATTACCCTTCGGAAAACAGGTATGGGAGGATACCTTTCTTACGATCCCCTTTGAAAAGCGTGCTACTGAATACCGAAATATTTTTACCGGAGAAACAGCACGGGTAACAAACCATAATGGTGTAACCGGTATATTCCTTTCAGAAATTTTTACCGTCTTTCCGGTTGCATTGATGGAATGAGGAGGATACTAGGGCATTGCCTTTTGCCTCAGTGAAATTAACAAGCGTTGCCTCCATAGATACCTTCTTATTTGTTGGTTTCGTGTGACTGTCTGAACTGTTTTTTCCTGTTTATCGTTAATGAAATCAACTAGTGTGATCGCGATAAAAATAGTGCGCTTCCGCCTCTTGTTGACATCTTTTTATTGCTCCGTTTTTTTCAATACTTTTATCATACTCCTTACTCCTCTCTGAGTCGCCCATAAGAGTAACATTTTTTCGTATGCAGCGAAACGTTTCAATGGTATCTTAAGACTGTAAGACGTTCTCTGCTGTCACAAATCACTTGGATATCGTAATGGTGGAAACTGGCGCTTTGTTACGTGGGTGACAGTTACTTGGATGAGTTGTTGAATAGAGATAGAATACTGTAGTAAATCAATAATCCTGAGAGAGCGCCGTTCGTTTTGCGGTTGTTATTTGAAAGAATTTTTTATTGAATGACTGCGCGCAAAAAGTTATCGTGTTATCGGTAAAGAAGTTATCCGGGCAGTAGGAATTATCGCCCTTGTTTATGGAGGCATGCATTGACATGTTACAATGCTTTTATTGCGGGCAGCCGTATCATCTTGACGAACAAAAAAAGAAAAATGATTTACGATGTTTCGGCTGTGGTATGGAATTGACGCCTTTAACTGTTGATGAGAGTATTATAAGAGAGAAAAAAGGATTTCCTGTCGTCCTGGGTTTTTTTACAATCACAACCATTGTAGGAGCTCTGGGCGGAGTTATGCTGATAAATGGCTGGAATTTCTGGGTTACGTTTTTTTTCCTGGGAGGCATTATCTATTTTGTAGGGAAAATTTTTATGAGCAAATATTATGTTTATGAAAAAGAAGATAGCCTTTCAAACCGATTGGCACAAGATAATAGCGATAAAAAAAATATGCCAAAATTTGATCGGTTTGTTATAGATGCAATTCATGAATTACCTGAAAATCTGAAAAAACGCTTATTGAACGTTGCAGTTGTTGTTGAAGACAGGCCAAGCAGTTTTCTGTTAGAGAAATTGAAGTTACTGCCAAACAGGACCTTATTGGGAGTATTTCAAGGCATACCTTTAAATAAAAAAAGCGTATGGCATTCTGGCTCTATGCCGGAAAGGATTACCCTGTTTCAAAAAAATATTGAAACCTTATGTCACTCGGAAGATGAAATTAAAGACAGGATTGGAAAGGTAATTCGTCACGAGGTGGCGCACTTCGTGGGTTTTACAGAAGACCAGGTGAGAGAAATGGGTTACTAAAAATTGGCAATGTAAGGAACAGCGCTCGTTTTTTATTTCTGTTTTGCTCTTGCAAATACTGTGGCACATACGTTGTTGTAATTTTTATGGAGACTTTTTCATGGCAGACAAGCACTCGTTTGACATTGTTTGTAAGGTTGAAATGCATGAAGTAAAAAATGCCGTTGATCAGGCAAAAAAACAGCTTGCAGTAAGGTACGATTTTAAAGGGAGCAAGTCATCTATTACGCTCAATAATGACAACTCGGTAACGCTGCTTGCGGATGATGAATATAAGTTGTCAAGTTTGACAGAGATTTTAAAAGAGAAACTTGCCAAGAGGGAGATACCTTTGAAGGCCCTGGATTTTGGTAAAGCGGAAAACGCATTAGGAGGCGCCGTAAGGCAGGTTATTACTTTTCAAACAGGCATTCCTATGGAAAAGGCAAAGGAGCTTGTTAAATTTATCAAGGGTTTAAAGCAAAAGGCGCAGGCACAGATACAGGAGGACAAGGTTCGGGTTTCCGCTCAAAAAATAGATGTGCTCCAGGACACTATAAAAGCAATTAAAGATAAGCAGTATGATTTTGCCATGCAGTTTATCAACTATAAGTGAATTGTTTATCGCGCTATATTTGCCAATAATTCCTTGGACGCATGAAATACATCGTTGACGCTGATATTTTTCATGCAAATCATCGAGTCGCAATTTCCCCGATAGCATGGGCCGCAATTTACTCCCGCCATCAACTTTTTACCACGACCATACAGATCGATTTCCTGGTGGCACGTTGAGCCAAAAAAGGTCACTACCAGCTTTTTCAACGCGATTGCCAGGTGTAATCCAAGGGTGTCACCCGTGACAATTAAATGACACTGATTTATTATTCCCATAAACTCCTTCAGGGTATGACCGCATCCGCTGTTTATTACCTCGAATTCCGTCTTGGAGACGATTTCTTTATTTCTTTCGATTTCCTCGGGGCCACCCAGAAGTATTATCCGGGCTTCCAGCTCATCCGACAGACGGTCGGCAAGTTCAGCAAATCCGTCTATTTCCCATCTCTTTGTGGCAAACCTTTTGCCCGCGCCGGTATTTAAACCGATAATTATTTTTCCATTATCAATTCCCCATTGTTTCATCAACTGAGAACCATAGGAGACATATTTATCAGGAAGATGAATGGTATACTCTCCGTATTTTTCCGTGAGCCCGATAGCGTCGAAGATGAGTTGTTGATAGGTTTTCTCGTTTTTCCGGAATTTAAGATCGTCAGAAATCCCCAGTCGAAACAGATGCTCTGCCTCTTTGTTCAATGGATAGAGAAGTCCCTTTTCAGAGAGAGCAAAGCCAAGTTTCTCGTCCGCCTTTACTATGGAAGCGAGGCTTGAAGCGACGGTATCCTTGTCCAGGCATACGAGCAAATCAAATTTTTCGACCTGAAGACGCAGTGCGTTTTCGTAATTTGCGGTTATCAATCGGTCAATGTAGGGGTTCTCCTCAAGAACAGGCAAAGAGGACTCATCTGTTATCCAGGTAATAGAAGAATGTGGATATTTTTTCTTCAAGACCGGCAGGATTGGCGTTGTTCTCAGCACATCGCCTATAGCGGCCAGCTTGATGATTAATATTCGCATTCCCATCGACTGGTATTTGGGGCATGTTTTCTCAACACTGCAATCGAGTTTAAATTGACAGGGTTTTTCTGAGGTAAAAAAGCGGCAGTCAAAATCCTTTATCATGTGCGCCTATTCCTTACGTGTTAGCATGGTTTATTAATTGGGTTTTCTAAGTCGGCGAAGTTATCGCCAGTAGAAAGAGTTCTGCCCGCCCCTGAAATTCCCAGGCGCTTATATGAAAACAGAAACTATTATACGATAATTATGTTGTCTATGAGTCGTGTTTTGCCAATTTTGACTGCGAGCGCTACAACACTGCCTCGATATACTTCTTGTGTTTCTTCAAGGGTGTCAGGATTCACTATAGAAATATAATCAAGTGTGGCAGTTTTAAACGCGCGAATAATTTTTTCCATTTCTTGTGTTATTTCCATAGCCGTGGCAATACCGGCATTTACCAGAGACTGTGCCTTCGTCAGTGCCTGATATAAGCAAAGGGCTTCTCTTTTTTCAGCGTTGTTGAGATAGACATTCCTGGAGCTCAGAGCCAGTCCGTCTGCATTTCTCATGGTAGGCAGTACCTTTATCTCCACGTCAAGGTTAAAGTCCGCAACCATTCTTTTTACAATGACCGTTTGCTGGAAATCTTTTTGACCGAAATAGGCTCTGTCAGGGTTTACGATAAGGAACAGCTTCAATACAACGACTGCAACAGCTCCAAAATGTCCCGGTCGAAATTTACCACACAACTTTTTTTCAAGATGATGAAAGGTGATACCTGTTGAAAACTCAGGCGGGTACATTTCCGATGCTGTTGGATTGAATATCAAATCGACTCCCATGGAGGAAAGGACTTCGCAATCTTTATCAAAAGATCTTGGGTACCGATTAAAATCTTCATCCTTGCCGAATTGTAACGGGTTTACGAAGATGCTTACCACAACTTCGTCGTTTTCTCTTTGAGCTTGCTTTACCAGACTCAGGTGTCCTTCATGCAAAGCTCCCATTGTAGGGATCAGACCTGTTGAAAGTCCTTTCCTTTTTGAGTCATGGAGCATTTTCCTGGCGTCATCTATGGATCTCATTATCTTGAGCACGATTACGGTTTCTCCAATATTTCTCCCGGTTCCCGGCTGGCTCAACGAATTCATTCAGCTTGGTGAAAGCTTTATACGGCCTCTTGCTGATCGAAAACCGGTTAAAAATGTGCTTTCGTTAAGGATTAAGACGTATAAACAAGACTTCTTTTGAAGTGAATTGAGGGGGTATATTTTATTCGTGATAGATAGCACGACCTCTTTCATGTATGAATACGGAAACACTGCCTGACACTGATCTGTTAAAATTATGAACAAGAACTGATCGTAAGATTGTAAAACAGCAGGCGTTCATGATTTCATGGAAATACTTCCCCTGATTCCTTCTCCGGCCATTCAACGGTGGCTTCTCTGTTAAAATTTTACCTTTGGCGCTTCTTTTTCCACCGCGGCTACTTCAAAATAATTTGCTTCTGTTGTGCCCGTGCGTGCAGCAAAAAAACGACCGTAAAAACTCTTGATATAGGTATTGAGTGTCTTCACTGAATCATTATATCGTTTTCGTTCAACAGCAATACGATTTTCAGAACCTTCCAAGGTGTCCTGCAATTTAAGAAAAGATTCATTTGCTTTTAAATCAGGATAGGTCTCACGAAACATCAGCAAACGGGACAAAAACCCCTCAATTTGTGTTGCCGACTTGGCTTTACCCGCAATTGTTCCTGCCTGGAAATAGCCTTTACGGGCATTTGCAAGGTTTTCAAAGAGTTCTTTTTCGTGTGTGGCATAGCCTTTTACCGTTTCGACAAGGTTGGGAATGAGGTCATATCGCCGTTTCAGCTGAGTATCCACCTGAGCCCATGAATTTTTTACATCTTCATTTAAACGAATTACCTTGTTATATCCTCTAATATACCAGGTAACGAACATGATACCGATAAATACGACAATAGCAATAACAGGTAATAGTCTTTTCATTGTTCCCTTCCTAATCTAAAATTATCACTCGGTACACGGAATTATCTGTTGTTTTTTTTCATGTAACGTTTAGGAATTTCAAAGTCATGTTTTTCTCTGCGCAAGCACATATCCAAACCTGTGCCGAACTTGATTCAGTAATGGCGTGAAACAATGACATGGATGTTGTTGTATCCTTTTGCAAGAGTTACGCAGGTGCACTAAACCGCTTGATTATTACCAACTCCCGGAAGCGCCTCCACCTCCAAAAGAACCACCCATTCCGCCTCCAAAGCTTCCAAAGCCACCAAATCCGGAGGACCCTCTTGAACTATGACCCCTCGATCCGCCAAAACCACCCCAAAAATAAAACGGAAGCAGGCTTCTTCGCCGGTACATACCTCCGCCAAACAGCATTGGAAGGATAAAGAACAGGAAAAGCAAAGAAGAAAAAGGACTTTTTCTCGATTGTTTTTTTATTTTGGCGAGACTAGGCATTCCTGTAATCTTTACACCACTTTCCTCTGCTACCCTATGGGTCATGATAACTACGGCCTGGAAAATGCCTTCTCCGAATTGGCCCTTTCTGAAATACGGCACAAAATATTGCCTTCCAACGGTTCCGCAAAAACTGTCGGGCAGGATTCCTTCCAGCCCATATCCAACCTCTATCCTGTATGCACGATCATCTTTTGCAACTACAATGAGAGCTCCATTATCTTTGCCTTCCTGCCCTAATTTCCATTTTGTGGCAAGCTCTATTGCATACATCTCTATAGGAACAGCGCCCGTTGAGTTGATAGTGAGGACAACCATCTGGGCGCCGGTTTTTTGTTCCAGTTCCTGAAGATAGCCATTCAGGGGTTGTTCAATGGAGTCATTGATAATGCTAGCCTGATCCACCACATATCTTTCTGGCACGGGCAAGTCTTGCGCTGAAGTCAGAGCGCACAGACACAAGAAAAATATCAACGCGGCAAAGAGGAGGTATCGTCTATCCATGTTTGATTTCAAATTGGTCGAACATCTGAGCCAATGAATCGAGTTCGCGGTACAGTCCCTCAAAAATATGCCTTAATTCATCGACAGTCGGCCGGAGGTTGTTTGTCCTGATATGCAGCGCTTTCGTAAACACCGCAAGGTCTGCATTGCAATCTTTCTGGATGGCGGAAACAACAGCGTTTTTTTCTCCAGGTATATTTTGATCGTGCAAAAACAATATTCCACGAAAAATCGGAAAGTAGCCGGAAAGTAAACCCCGAAGTAAATCAGTCAGGAGCGTCTTGTCCCCCATTGCCCTGATATACCCCTGGCAAAGTTGTTGAAGTTTTCCTTTCAGTTCACGTTCGCATTGGAGACGAACATCTTCCTTTTTTATATCGATATCTTTTAAAACATCAATGCCGTATACCAGTTGATGTATGAGTTTCATTTCAAGGAATTCCAGTGGAAATACATCGAGTGATCGGTTAACGTAGTGTTGGGTTATGATAAGGGGCGCATGGACCTTTTTCTTTCCGTATCGCTTTCCTAACGTTGCAATAAAATCAAAAAAGGTTATTGTTACCTCTTTAACAACAACAGTCGAATTGATATCTGAATATTTCTTATCAAAGTCTTTTGTCACTGCGCTACCGGTGAGGTAGAGAGAAATAATATTTTCTTTATCTTTGGAAAGAATATCCTGAAAAAAGGGTTCCACAACCTTTTGTGTTTCAATGGGTATATCAGGGAAGTAAAGATTATCCATTGTTTGTTCCTCTGTTTGCCTTCGCGATTGAAGGGTGAAATTCTCCTATAATCCGTGTTCTTCCAACCTCTTTTTTAATGCCATATTTTCCTTCCTGGTTATTTCTAAATCAAAAAGGAGATACTTAACATTTAATCGTAAGGAACTCAATGTGTCTTGCAGGAATGTAACACTTTTCTGAAGTTCTTCATGTTTTTTCAAGATATCACTGGTGAGCACTGTTTCCAGATCTTTCCGGGTAGCCTCTGGCAATTGTTTGATTTCTTCAATTAGCTTTAATAGTTGTTCTCGAATAGTCTGTTCATCCATGGGGTAAAAAAACTCCTTGTACTGCACTCTTTTTCTTCCCGGAGACACAGATTTGGATAATAAGCGACACTACATTAAATGTCAAGTTATAAAACTCTGGAGAGAGAATCGCAAAATTACAAAAAATTTAAATTTGACAATACTGTATTTTGCAAATATAATCCGTAAAAGTTACCGGTTTGTAGTATTCTGGAAGAATATTTGCCGCAATTTTTTATTGTGGCAATTTTATTTTTGGGGAGTTGGTATTGGAGTGGGATAAGTCTGCGTCTGCGCTGTTGAAAAAGGTGCCTCCGTTTATACAAAAGACGGTAAGGGAAAAGGTCGAGATGATTGCCCTGGAGCGTGGAAGAACGCTGGTTACGGAGGCTGAGGTTATAGCTGCTCGTGAAGGGTTCATGGGTAAATCCAGGATTGATCCCTCTCAGACAAAGAGCCCTGTCACTAATGAAAAGCTCTCGATTCTCAGGAAATATGACAAGTATTTTGATGCAGATGGAAATCCTGTGCTTTACCAGGTAAAAACCTGCAGGGGCGCTGAAGCGAATTGTCCCTTCCTCATTGAAGACCCGGGTTTGCTAGCAAAAAAAATGCGAAACCGGTTCGAAGAACTCCATTTTACCCGGAAGTTAATGGATAAAATTGAAGGACAGATTCTTCCCCACCATACAATGAAATTGGCAGTAGCCGGATGTCCGAATAGTTGTTCTATGCCGCAAATTAAGGACTTTGGGGTTCACGCAATAGAACCTGTTGATGTTGATTCTGAGGTGACGTGTATTGAATGCATGAAATGTGTGGAAGCGTGCAGAGAGGATGCCATCACGGTAAAGGATGCCCGGGTGACCATTGACAAGGAAAAGTGCGTGGATTGTGGAATGTGCGCCAGGGTATGTCCTACCGGCACGATAAAACCGGAAGAAGTAAGATACCGCGTAATGGTAGGTGGCAGAGTAGGGCGCCATCCAAAATTTGCTATGGATTTATTGCCGCAGGCAGATGAATCCTCTACTTTGAAGGCGTTGGAAGCCTGTATTGAAATGATGCTTTCAAGTAAAACGGAACACCGTTTTAGAAATATTATAGAAAAAGCAGGAATAGAGGGAATAAAAGAAAAAATATGATACTCTGTGAAACGGATAGAAAGATACTTCACCGGTTACAATCCAATCTCCCGCTCGAATCGAGGCCTTTTCTCGCTTTGAGCAGGGAACTTGGTATTGAGGAAGATATTATCATTGAACGCATCAAGTATATGATTGAGAAAAAATATGTACGCCGGCTTGCGCCAATTATTAACACTCAGGCCATGGGCAGGGAAGCGACGCTTGCAGCGGTAAAGGTACCAGAAGACCGCATCGAGGAAGTAAGCGAAATCATTAACGGGTACAGCGGTGTATCTCACAATTATCTGAGAAAAGGGAGAAACAAGAATATCCCGTACAATATGTGGTTTACCATGTCCGCTAAAGATGAAGAGGAACTTCAAAGCAGGTTAGAGGAAATTGAAAACAGAACGGGTTTAACAGTACGAAGTCTACCTACAACAAAGAAATTTAAGATAGGCGTTAAATTTAAAATTTATTAATTCAAATTTACTCTGTATCTCTATAATGACAAACAAACAGGACGAAAAAGATATACGACTTATTAAATATACCCAAGAAGGGTTGCCGGTTACGAAAACTCCTTATAAAGATATCGGCCAGGCATTGGGTATGTCTGAGGACGAAGTAATCAAAAGGCTCAGGACCCTCCTGGAGACGGGAAAGGTTAGAAGGCTGGCGGCATCTATCGCCCATAGAAAGATCGGAATCGATGCCAACGCCATGTGTGTATGGAAGGTGCCGGGTGAGAGAGTAGACGAGGTTGGCAAGATCATGGCAGGATTTGAAGAGGTAACACACTGTTACGAACGACCTACCTATCCTGATTGGGAGCATAATGTATTCACCATGATCCATGGCTATACGGATGAGGAATGCGAAGCCGTGATTGAGGCCATTAAGAAAAAAACGGGATTGAATGACTACGTCATCCTGTACAGTGAGAAGGAATTCAAGAAGGTTGGGGTCAGAATATGATACGTCTTGAAAGACGAGCGAGCAGCTTTTTTTTATGAGCGATAGTGCCGGTTTAGTTCGGACACATAGCGCTTCCCCACGCTGCTGACATTTTCATCCAGCCACCTACTCAAAGCGGTTTCTCCCGTTGGCGAGGCCTTGGACACAAGGAGGCCCTCCATCAATCCATCTACTTCATCTCGAGTCAATACCACATCGTTCACCGCGTAACCGAGCAGGAGGGAAAAAAAATATGCCAATCTTGGTCTGAGATGAATGATCCTTGCTTTACTCCGTATTTTCCCGGCAATGAACCTAATCAACTCATCAAATGTGTAAGTTTCCGGACCAACAGCGTCCAGAATCACACTTTCTTTCTGCTGCGCCGCATGTACCGCTATAGCGGCCACATCTTCAACAAAAACAGGTTGTAATTCATAATCGCCCGTTCCCATGACGGCAAATACGGGAAAATATCGTAGGAACCAGGTAATAT
The sequence above is drawn from the Candidatus Brocadiaceae bacterium genome and encodes:
- a CDS encoding malto-oligosyltrehalose synthase, which produces MKSGKLLKRMEGVDMTFARYPTPRIPDATYRLQLNKQFTFNDAKKIISYLHTLGITDIYCSPYLKAREGSLHGYDIVDHHSLNPEIGTEQELEELTRELCNHGMGSILDLVPNHMGIVGKENVWWLDVLENGMSSWHAGYFDIDWNPVKEELRNKILLPVLGDQYGNVLDNQELTLTFENGAFFIQYYEHKFPLQPQTYSDILKYRLETLEESLSKENPYLTELLSILTAIDHLPAYTETEEEKIRERYREKEVIKKRLQSLYNESQEIKQFVDANVLLFNGQKGITESFDLLDNLLDKQVYRLSHWRVATEEINYRRFFDISDLAATRVEVLDVFEETHELVFRLIREGKVTGLRVDHPDGLYCPSEYFRELQKHCYLRTQPGVAKSPDITDTFDREQSENHPAVLKGHDEILTENTQYKPFYIIGEKILAKSERIPDDWPIFGTTGYDFLATVNGIFVETKNAKEFDKIYSRFIKETINFHEIVYEKKKLIMRVAMSSEINTLGHYLNRISEKNRHTRDFTLNSLTYAIIEVIACFPVYRTYTHSPDIDERDRRYVEYAVSKAKRKNPALNESIFFFLRDVLLNNCPEYFEGEEKREWLNFTMKFQQITGPVMAKGVEDTVFYVYNRLISLNEVGGSPEWFGTPIEAFHGQNMEREKSWRYSLLTTSTHDTKRSEDVRARINVLSEIPAKWKECLIKWSRSNKKYKRTVEDQVVPDKNEEYLFYQTLVGSWPVEPMDDPGYDVFKSRIKEYMLKAVREAKVNTSWINPHVAYEDGLLCFIDNVLNNKQNNVFLSNFKLFQNTISHYGIYNSLAQTLLKITSPGIPDFYQGTEIWNYCLVDPDNRTPVDYELRITMLEELKEREATVERKTLAGNVTKNKEDGMIKLYVTYKALAFRKENRDLFETGNYVPLEVAGSKSHNVCAYARSSKNKTALVVVPRFITQILSDAEVLPFGKQVWEDTFLTIPFEKRATEYRNIFTGETARVTNHNGVTGIFLSEIFTVFPVALME
- a CDS encoding metallopeptidase family protein, which codes for MLQCFYCGQPYHLDEQKKKNDLRCFGCGMELTPLTVDESIIREKKGFPVVLGFFTITTIVGALGGVMLINGWNFWVTFFFLGGIIYFVGKIFMSKYYVYEKEDSLSNRLAQDNSDKKNMPKFDRFVIDAIHELPENLKKRLLNVAVVVEDRPSSFLLEKLKLLPNRTLLGVFQGIPLNKKSVWHSGSMPERITLFQKNIETLCHSEDEIKDRIGKVIRHEVAHFVGFTEDQVREMGY
- a CDS encoding YajQ family cyclic di-GMP-binding protein, whose protein sequence is MADKHSFDIVCKVEMHEVKNAVDQAKKQLAVRYDFKGSKSSITLNNDNSVTLLADDEYKLSSLTEILKEKLAKREIPLKALDFGKAENALGGAVRQVITFQTGIPMEKAKELVKFIKGLKQKAQAQIQEDKVRVSAQKIDVLQDTIKAIKDKQYDFAMQFINYK
- a CDS encoding glycosyltransferase family 9 protein, coding for MIKDFDCRFFTSEKPCQFKLDCSVEKTCPKYQSMGMRILIIKLAAIGDVLRTTPILPVLKKKYPHSSITWITDESSLPVLEENPYIDRLITANYENALRLQVEKFDLLVCLDKDTVASSLASIVKADEKLGFALSEKGLLYPLNKEAEHLFRLGISDDLKFRKNEKTYQQLIFDAIGLTEKYGEYTIHLPDKYVSYGSQLMKQWGIDNGKIIIGLNTGAGKRFATKRWEIDGFAELADRLSDELEARIILLGGPEEIERNKEIVSKTEFEVINSGCGHTLKEFMGIINQCHLIVTGDTLGLHLAIALKKLVVTFFGSTCHQEIDLYGRGKKLMAGVNCGPCYRGNCDSMICMKNISVNDVFHASKELLANIAR
- the panC gene encoding pantoate--beta-alanine ligase, coding for MNSLSQPGTGRNIGETVIVLKIMRSIDDARKMLHDSKRKGLSTGLIPTMGALHEGHLSLVKQAQRENDEVVVSIFVNPLQFGKDEDFNRYPRSFDKDCEVLSSMGVDLIFNPTASEMYPPEFSTGITFHHLEKKLCGKFRPGHFGAVAVVVLKLFLIVNPDRAYFGQKDFQQTVIVKRMVADFNLDVEIKVLPTMRNADGLALSSRNVYLNNAEKREALCLYQALTKAQSLVNAGIATAMEITQEMEKIIRAFKTATLDYISIVNPDTLEETQEVYRGSVVALAVKIGKTRLIDNIIIV
- a CDS encoding LemA family protein; translated protein: MKRLLPVIAIVVFIGIMFVTWYIRGYNKVIRLNEDVKNSWAQVDTQLKRRYDLIPNLVETVKGYATHEKELFENLANARKGYFQAGTIAGKAKSATQIEGFLSRLLMFRETYPDLKANESFLKLQDTLEGSENRIAVERKRYNDSVKTLNTYIKSFYGRFFAARTGTTEANYFEVAAVEKEAPKVKF
- a CDS encoding TPM domain-containing protein; this encodes MDRRYLLFAALIFFLCLCALTSAQDLPVPERYVVDQASIINDSIEQPLNGYLQELEQKTGAQMVVLTINSTGAVPIEMYAIELATKWKLGQEGKDNGALIVVAKDDRAYRIEVGYGLEGILPDSFCGTVGRQYFVPYFRKGQFGEGIFQAVVIMTHRVAEESGVKITGMPSLAKIKKQSRKSPFSSLLFLFFILPMLFGGGMYRRRSLLPFYFWGGFGGSRGHSSRGSSGFGGFGSFGGGMGGSFGGGGASGSW
- a CDS encoding 4Fe-4S binding protein produces the protein MEWDKSASALLKKVPPFIQKTVREKVEMIALERGRTLVTEAEVIAAREGFMGKSRIDPSQTKSPVTNEKLSILRKYDKYFDADGNPVLYQVKTCRGAEANCPFLIEDPGLLAKKMRNRFEELHFTRKLMDKIEGQILPHHTMKLAVAGCPNSCSMPQIKDFGVHAIEPVDVDSEVTCIECMKCVEACREDAITVKDARVTIDKEKCVDCGMCARVCPTGTIKPEEVRYRVMVGGRVGRHPKFAMDLLPQADESSTLKALEACIEMMLSSKTEHRFRNIIEKAGIEGIKEKI
- a CDS encoding AsnC family transcriptional regulator → MILCETDRKILHRLQSNLPLESRPFLALSRELGIEEDIIIERIKYMIEKKYVRRLAPIINTQAMGREATLAAVKVPEDRIEEVSEIINGYSGVSHNYLRKGRNKNIPYNMWFTMSAKDEEELQSRLEEIENRTGLTVRSLPTTKKFKIGVKFKIY